A stretch of Clostridium formicaceticum DNA encodes these proteins:
- the larA gene encoding nickel-dependent lactate racemase produces the protein MPRIKIPYHKNFWEIEIEDNNLSGVLESKAHHFKTTMSQEEIIKKALQNPIGSPSIETLVKGKKNMVIITSDHTRPVPSKITLPILLKTIREANPNIDIKILIATGFHRPTTREEMIDKFGEEIVKNENVINHMSQDQACLMKVGILPSGGELWLNRLAMETELLIAEGFIEPHFFAGFSGGRKSILPGIAGAQTVLANHCSAFIASEHARTGVLEENPIHRDMLYAAEKAKLAFILNVVIDGDKKIINAFSGHSQLAHQEGCEFVRSLSKVTKIKGDIVITSNGGYPLDQNIYQAVKGMTAAEACCKEGAVIIMIAACNDGHGGESFYRNMEEAVSPKEVLEKVLKVPMEKTAPDQWEFQILARILNQYKVIMVTDMCDPQMIKNMHMEQADTFEEALVRAYAIKGKDAKVTVIPDGVSVILE, from the coding sequence ATGCCTAGAATAAAGATACCTTATCACAAAAATTTTTGGGAAATAGAGATAGAGGACAATAACTTATCGGGGGTGCTTGAATCAAAGGCACATCATTTTAAAACAACCATGAGTCAAGAAGAAATTATTAAAAAGGCTTTGCAGAATCCTATAGGTAGTCCTTCCATCGAAACCCTGGTAAAGGGAAAGAAAAATATGGTGATTATCACCAGCGATCACACAAGACCTGTTCCCAGTAAAATTACCTTGCCGATACTTCTGAAGACCATAAGGGAAGCTAACCCAAACATTGATATTAAGATATTAATTGCTACGGGGTTTCATAGACCTACAACAAGGGAAGAGATGATAGATAAGTTTGGAGAGGAAATCGTCAAGAATGAAAACGTTATCAATCATATGTCTCAAGATCAAGCGTGTTTGATGAAGGTTGGAATATTGCCTTCTGGAGGGGAACTTTGGTTGAATCGTTTGGCTATGGAAACAGAATTATTAATCGCTGAAGGATTTATAGAACCCCACTTTTTTGCTGGATTTTCTGGGGGAAGAAAAAGTATTTTACCGGGGATTGCAGGAGCACAAACAGTATTAGCAAATCACTGTTCTGCCTTTATAGCTAGTGAACATGCAAGAACAGGAGTCCTTGAGGAAAATCCTATTCATAGAGACATGTTATATGCTGCTGAAAAAGCAAAATTAGCTTTTATATTAAATGTTGTTATTGATGGAGATAAGAAAATTATTAATGCCTTCAGTGGACATAGTCAGCTGGCTCATCAAGAAGGATGTGAATTTGTTAGAAGTCTTTCGAAGGTAACAAAAATTAAAGGGGATATTGTTATTACTTCTAACGGAGGCTATCCATTGGATCAAAATATTTATCAAGCTGTAAAAGGTATGACAGCGGCAGAAGCTTGTTGCAAGGAGGGAGCAGTAATCATCATGATTGCAGCTTGCAATGATGGCCATGGGGGAGAATCTTTTTACCGAAATATGGAAGAAGCAGTCAGTCCTAAAGAGGTTTTAGAAAAGGTGTTAAAGGTACCTATGGAGAAAACTGCACCAGATCAATGGGAGTTCCAAATACTAGCCCGTATTTTAAATCAATATAAAGTAATTATGGTAACAGATATGTGTGATCCTCAGATGATAAAAAACATGCATATGGAGCAAGCAGATACTTTTGAAGAGGCTTTAGTAAGAGCCTATGCAATAAAAGGAAAAGATGCTAAGGTGACAGTAATTCCTGATGGGGTTTCTGTAATTTTAGAATAA